A single window of Chitinophaga sp. XS-30 DNA harbors:
- a CDS encoding helix-turn-helix domain-containing protein, with protein sequence MKAQFIRDKQVAASMMHPLRMSILENLREPNSAAGLSRILDMPRQQLNYHLRELEKNELIELVEERRKGNCTERIMRASAKSYLVVLNTAQVDPEEVQDKYSSHYLVSAASRLIQEVAELQTGAHKAKKKLATFSLQTEVRFTDPEKLHAFTEELSRTIAKLAARYHTDDPHARPYQFHVFSHPTLKKQQHEKRSNH encoded by the coding sequence ATGAAAGCACAATTTATCAGGGACAAACAGGTAGCCGCTTCCATGATGCATCCTTTGCGGATGAGTATCCTCGAAAATCTCCGGGAACCCAATTCCGCAGCAGGGCTCTCGCGCATCCTGGATATGCCGCGGCAGCAGCTCAATTATCATCTGAGGGAACTGGAAAAAAATGAACTGATAGAACTGGTGGAAGAAAGACGGAAGGGAAACTGCACCGAAAGGATCATGCGAGCCAGCGCCAAATCTTACCTCGTGGTATTGAATACAGCACAGGTGGACCCGGAAGAAGTACAGGACAAATATTCGTCCCATTACCTGGTGTCCGCAGCATCCCGGTTGATACAGGAAGTAGCGGAATTGCAGACCGGCGCCCATAAGGCAAAGAAAAAGCTGGCCACTTTTTCTTTGCAGACGGAAGTACGGTTTACCGACCCTGAAAAACTGCATGCCTTCACGGAAGAACTGTCAAGGACCATCGCGAAACTGGCAGCCCGGTATCATACGGATGATCCGCATGCAAGGCCGTACCAGTTTCACGTATTCTCTCACCCCACACTTAAAAAACAACAACATGAAAAACGATCCAATCACTAA